The proteins below are encoded in one region of Thermococcus sp.:
- a CDS encoding transposase, translated as MKRAVTIKLQPSKEQEKTLFQLADAGARVWNRVNYLRRQEFFEGKPVDFNKTEKSVYEEFKKEIGSATVQQIARKNAESWRSFFSLLRKKRNGELPEWLKPRPPNYLKENGRRKPLIVLRNDQYRIEGNRLILKGLGKFKRLEVQFKGRVHLKGKQGRLEITYDPVKRKWYAHVSFTVEEKLIKDEWVKVPREPLGNLSAGIDLGVNNLMAVYVESGESFLVNGRPLKSIAFYWQRRIAEYQSKLNKSGAKSSRKLKRMHGKAKLQARHYINTAVRQTVEKLYRLGVSRIVVGYPKGIVRDSDRGKKQNFLLSHVWRFNTMIQRLKEVAEEYGIKVVVVNEAFTSKLCPVCGKPHKGARFVRGLFKCPAEGLVFNADLVGAFNILKKMVETITPSRPALAGGRGNWLKAEPEGFSEPSSKGVMMVTPQTSLHLARG; from the coding sequence ATGAAGCGGGCAGTGACCATCAAACTCCAGCCGAGCAAAGAGCAGGAGAAAACCCTCTTCCAGTTAGCCGACGCTGGAGCCAGAGTCTGGAACCGAGTTAATTATCTAAGACGACAAGAGTTCTTCGAGGGCAAGCCAGTGGACTTCAACAAGACAGAGAAATCCGTTTATGAGGAATTCAAAAAGGAAATCGGTTCCGCAACCGTTCAACAAATAGCCAGGAAGAACGCCGAAAGCTGGAGAAGCTTCTTCTCCCTTCTTCGAAAGAAGCGGAACGGAGAACTGCCCGAGTGGCTCAAACCAAGACCACCGAACTACCTGAAAGAAAACGGGAGGAGAAAACCATTAATCGTCCTCAGGAACGACCAGTATCGGATTGAGGGTAACAGGTTAATCCTTAAAGGCCTCGGAAAATTCAAACGCCTTGAAGTCCAGTTCAAGGGAAGGGTTCATCTGAAAGGAAAGCAGGGAAGGTTGGAGATAACTTATGACCCCGTTAAGCGAAAATGGTATGCTCACGTGAGCTTCACGGTGGAAGAAAAACTAATCAAGGACGAGTGGGTTAAAGTCCCGAGGGAACCATTGGGGAACCTTTCGGCGGGAATAGACCTCGGAGTGAACAACCTGATGGCAGTCTACGTTGAGAGTGGGGAGAGTTTCTTAGTCAATGGAAGACCGTTAAAGAGCATTGCCTTTTACTGGCAGAGAAGAATAGCCGAATACCAGTCAAAACTCAACAAGTCAGGAGCCAAAAGTAGCAGGAAGCTCAAGAGAATGCACGGGAAGGCTAAACTTCAGGCGAGGCATTACATTAACACTGCCGTGAGGCAGACCGTTGAGAAGCTCTACCGTCTCGGAGTTTCGAGGATTGTCGTGGGTTACCCGAAGGGGATTGTCAGAGACTCTGACAGGGGTAAAAAGCAGAATTTTCTCCTCTCTCACGTCTGGCGGTTCAACACGATGATTCAGCGCCTCAAGGAGGTCGCTGAGGAGTATGGTATCAAAGTTGTGGTTGTGAATGAGGCTTTCACGTCTAAGCTTTGCCCCGTCTGCGGGAAGCCCCATAAGGGGGCGAGGTTTGTTCGGGGATTGTTTAAGTGTCCCGCAGAGGGGCTTGTCTTCAACGCCGACCTCGTTGGAGCTTTCAACATCCTGAAAAAGATGGTGGAAACGATAACCCCGAGCCGTCCAGCCCTTGCTGGCGGTAGGGGTAACTGGCTCAAGGCCGAGCCAGAGGGGTTCTCCGAACCCTCTTCAAAGGGGGTGATGATGGTTACCCCTCAAACCTCCCTGCACTTGGCGAGGGGTTAA